A part of Candidatus Babeliaceae bacterium genomic DNA contains:
- the rplX gene encoding 50S ribosomal protein L24 — translation MAHVKKNDMVVVLTGKDKGKKGTIIDILLKKGKVMVKGVAIATRHVKARKQGEASVIKKEESYIDISNVMLVS, via the coding sequence ATGGCACATGTAAAAAAAAATGATATGGTTGTTGTATTAACAGGAAAAGATAAAGGTAAAAAGGGTACCATTATTGATATTTTGCTTAAAAAAGGCAAAGTAATGGTTAAGGGTGTTGCAATTGCTACTCGCCATGTTAAGGCGCGTAAGCAAGGTGAAGCCTCGGTAATTAAAAAAGAAGAAAGCTACATTGATATATCCAATGTAATGCTTGTATCATAA
- a CDS encoding type Z 30S ribosomal protein S14, which yields MARKALIEKSLKVPKFSVRQRNRCKLCGRPRAFIRLFQMCRLCFRNFASNGVLPGVKKTSW from the coding sequence ATGGCTAGAAAAGCTTTAATAGAAAAATCGCTCAAAGTGCCAAAGTTTTCCGTGCGACAAAGAAATAGATGCAAATTGTGCGGTAGGCCGCGTGCGTTTATTCGTCTTTTTCAAATGTGTAGACTTTGCTTTAGAAATTTTGCGTCTAATGGTGTATTGCCAGGCGTTAAGAAAACAAGTTGGTAA
- the rplP gene encoding 50S ribosomal protein L16 has translation MLMPKKVKYRKVQRGTRAGLSKGARDVSFGDYGLQALEPVWLTAQQIEAMRVTVSRKLKKVGKFFLRVFPDKPVSKKPAETRMGKGKGNPELWVAVVKRQRVICEVSGLDEITAKEVLRSAAYKLPMKTRVVKRSVESSEVLDKHD, from the coding sequence ATGTTAATGCCAAAAAAAGTTAAATATCGCAAAGTCCAGCGAGGCACAAGGGCAGGCCTTTCTAAGGGTGCCCGCGATGTGTCGTTTGGTGATTATGGTTTACAGGCGCTTGAGCCGGTTTGGTTGACTGCTCAACAAATTGAGGCGATGCGTGTAACTGTTTCTCGTAAATTGAAAAAAGTAGGCAAATTCTTTTTGCGCGTATTTCCAGACAAGCCTGTTTCAAAAAAGCCTGCTGAAACTCGAATGGGTAAAGGTAAAGGGAATCCTGAGCTATGGGTTGCCGTTGTCAAGCGTCAGCGCGTTATATGTGAAGTTTCAGGTCTTGATGAAATAACTGCAAAGGAAGTTTTGCGTTCTGCGGCGTATAAATTGCCTATGAAGACAAGAGTTGTTAAGCGATCTGTTGAAAGCAGCGAAGTGTTGGATAAGCATGATTAA
- the rpmC gene encoding 50S ribosomal protein L29, whose amino-acid sequence MIKLKVKEELKNMSVEQLAARINLMRQELLNVRIGSATRHIKSFSSIQKQLKKTIACALTYMRQKND is encoded by the coding sequence ATGATTAAGTTAAAAGTTAAAGAAGAATTAAAAAATATGTCTGTAGAGCAGCTTGCCGCTAGAATTAATTTGATGCGTCAAGAGCTTCTTAATGTTCGCATCGGTTCTGCAACAAGACACATTAAGTCTTTTTCTTCAATCCAAAAGCAATTAAAAAAAACAATTGCATGCGCATTGACATATATGAGGCAAAAAAATGACTGA
- the rpsQ gene encoding 30S ribosomal protein S17, with the protein MTENSIKSRRLLVGKVVSDKMKQTIVVEVERTYIHPLLKKVMRVTKKYKVHDHDQQAHTGDIVEVYEGRPVSKTKYMYLDRIIK; encoded by the coding sequence ATGACTGAAAATAGTATTAAGTCCCGACGCTTACTTGTTGGAAAAGTTGTTTCTGATAAAATGAAACAAACGATTGTTGTTGAAGTTGAAAGAACATATATACATCCATTGCTTAAAAAAGTTATGCGTGTTACCAAAAAATATAAAGTTCACGACCATGATCAGCAAGCGCATACTGGTGACATTGTTGAGGTATATGAAGGTCGTCCGGTGTCTAAGACAAAATATATGTATTTAGATAGGATTATTAAATAG
- the rplN gene encoding 50S ribosomal protein L14 yields MAIQKQSYLKAADNSGAVDLMCFHVHGSTGKKDAVIGDVIKCSVKKATPGGQFKKGDKVDAVIVRTRKEYRREDGSYVRFGDNAAVIIKSVDDKTPVASRMFGPIARELRALGYSKIISLAPEVL; encoded by the coding sequence ATGGCTATACAAAAACAAAGCTATTTAAAAGCAGCTGATAATTCCGGTGCAGTAGATCTTATGTGTTTTCACGTTCATGGTAGCACAGGTAAAAAAGATGCTGTTATTGGCGATGTCATAAAGTGTTCTGTTAAGAAGGCGACGCCTGGTGGGCAGTTTAAAAAGGGTGATAAGGTCGATGCTGTTATTGTTAGAACAAGAAAAGAATATCGTCGTGAAGATGGTAGTTATGTCAGGTTCGGCGATAACGCTGCGGTTATTATTAAGTCGGTTGACGATAAAACTCCCGTTGCGTCTCGTATGTTTGGTCCAATTGCCCGCGAGTTGCGTGCGCTTGGATATTCAAAGATTATTTCTTTAGCCCCCGAAGTATTGTAA
- the rpsS gene encoding 30S ribosomal protein S19, with protein MARSAKKGPFVDECLLKKAADSKAGSRREVIKTWSRRSMIIPDFVGLTFAVHDGRKHVSVYVNENMVGHKFGEFAPTRTFRLHSGQRKSGVAGEK; from the coding sequence ATGGCTCGATCCGCTAAAAAGGGACCATTTGTTGATGAATGCTTGCTGAAAAAGGCGGCTGATTCAAAAGCTGGTTCCAGAAGAGAAGTTATTAAAACATGGTCGCGAAGAAGTATGATTATTCCTGATTTTGTTGGTTTAACATTTGCTGTTCACGATGGAAGAAAACATGTATCTGTGTATGTCAATGAAAATATGGTTGGACACAAGTTTGGTGAATTTGCTCCAACGAGAACATTTAGATTGCATAGTGGTCAACGTAAATCCGGAGTTGCCGGAGAGAAATAA
- the rplV gene encoding 50S ribosomal protein L22 produces the protein MVHKKTDTLHVSEGASSKHFEAHASYVWYSPYKLRPVADVIRGKNAAYALRWLATYKTKRAVSIKKVLESAVANAKHLNNIKPEELIIKTIFIDQGPIHRYFKPGAQGRAMIQRKRLCHISVIVESQGKEA, from the coding sequence ATGGTTCACAAAAAAACAGATACGCTTCATGTCTCTGAAGGTGCTTCTAGTAAGCACTTTGAGGCGCATGCTTCTTATGTTTGGTATTCGCCATATAAGTTGAGACCGGTTGCGGATGTTATACGTGGCAAAAACGCTGCATATGCATTGCGATGGCTTGCTACGTATAAAACCAAACGCGCTGTCTCCATTAAAAAAGTCCTTGAATCTGCTGTAGCTAATGCTAAGCATTTAAATAATATTAAGCCTGAAGAGCTTATAATAAAGACAATATTTATAGATCAGGGACCAATTCATCGTTATTTTAAACCTGGAGCTCAAGGACGCGCAATGATTCAACGTAAGCGTCTTTGTCATATCAGTGTTATTGTTGAATCTCAAGGTAAAGAGGCTTAA
- the rplB gene encoding 50S ribosomal protein L2: MAIRNRKPQNPSLRFQTFIDTADLTKKAPERSLVKGLRRRGGRNAYGRITVRHRGGGAAKKYRLIDFARVERDIPGKITSIEYDPNRNTRIGLVVFGNGVKRYMLMPDKLPVGSVVEAGQTVEAKIGNCLPLKNIPVGFTVHNVEITPGSGGKFARSAGTSVQLVAKEGDHVTLRMPSGEIRMVNSSCWATIGTLGNADHKNLSIGKAGRTRYLGFRPSVRGMAMNPIDHPHGGGEGRSKSGSHPMTPWGKGCKGTRTRKRKNPLILKRRKP, translated from the coding sequence ATGGCTATAAGAAATAGAAAACCGCAGAATCCATCGTTGAGATTTCAAACCTTCATCGATACTGCGGATTTAACAAAAAAAGCTCCTGAGCGAAGTTTAGTAAAAGGCTTGCGCAGGAGAGGCGGACGAAATGCCTATGGTAGAATTACGGTTCGACACAGAGGTGGTGGCGCTGCCAAAAAATATCGTTTAATTGATTTTGCGCGTGTTGAACGAGACATTCCTGGTAAAATAACAAGTATAGAATATGATCCAAATCGCAATACTCGTATAGGTCTTGTTGTTTTTGGAAATGGTGTTAAGAGATATATGTTAATGCCGGATAAGCTGCCTGTTGGCTCTGTTGTTGAAGCGGGACAAACAGTTGAGGCAAAAATTGGCAATTGCTTACCATTAAAAAATATTCCTGTTGGTTTTACCGTTCATAATGTTGAAATTACTCCAGGCTCTGGTGGCAAATTTGCTCGTAGTGCTGGAACTTCGGTTCAATTGGTTGCTAAAGAGGGCGATCATGTAACCCTTCGTATGCCATCTGGAGAAATCAGAATGGTTAATAGTAGTTGCTGGGCTACTATTGGTACATTGGGTAACGCTGATCATAAAAATCTTTCCATTGGTAAGGCTGGACGTACGCGTTATTTAGGATTCAGGCCTTCTGTTAGAGGTATGGCTATGAACCCAATCGATCACCCACATGGTGGTGGTGAAGGTCGTTCTAAGTCAGGATCTCACCCTATGACGCCTTGGGGTAAGGGATGTAAGGGGACAAGAACAAGAAAACGTAAGAATCCTCTTATTTTAAAAAGAAGAAAACCATAA
- the rpsC gene encoding 30S ribosomal protein S3 produces MGQKVNPIGFRIGVYRDWDSKWFARDSYADLFFEDLKIRKYIEANVSSIDVDRIEIEKTGDTIKVIIFTANPGSVIGKGGKTIDYLRRQLGLLIKRANVEVSVQEVKNPELSATIVAKNIADQLVKRSSFKKVMKKAANSAIRAGAKGVKIRVAGRLDGAEIARDEWIRIGSTPLHTLRSNIDYGFAQAKTTYGIIGVKVWICKGDYNLEQR; encoded by the coding sequence GTGGGACAAAAAGTTAACCCAATAGGGTTTAGAATCGGCGTTTATAGAGATTGGGATTCGAAGTGGTTTGCTCGCGATTCTTACGCAGATCTTTTTTTTGAAGATTTGAAAATTAGAAAATATATCGAAGCCAATGTATCAAGTATTGATGTTGATCGTATCGAGATTGAAAAAACTGGTGATACTATCAAGGTTATTATTTTTACAGCAAATCCTGGTTCGGTTATAGGTAAGGGCGGTAAGACTATTGATTATTTGCGCAGGCAGTTAGGTTTGCTAATTAAACGAGCAAATGTCGAAGTTTCTGTTCAAGAAGTAAAAAATCCAGAATTATCTGCCACTATTGTTGCTAAAAATATTGCCGATCAACTAGTAAAGAGATCAAGCTTTAAAAAAGTGATGAAAAAAGCGGCAAATTCTGCAATAAGAGCTGGCGCAAAAGGCGTGAAGATTCGCGTTGCAGGAAGGCTTGATGGGGCTGAAATTGCTCGTGATGAATGGATTAGAATTGGTTCTACTCCCTTGCATACCTTAAGATCTAATATTGACTATGGCTTTGCTCAAGCAAAGACAACCTATGGAATAATAGGTGTTAAGGTTTGGATTTGCAAAGGTGATTATAACTTAGAACAACGTTAA
- the rplE gene encoding 50S ribosomal protein L5, which produces MNKTDKARMAKPYLENLYTSKFKPALKEHLKLSNIMEVPKLSKIVLNVGVKEAVADSKALAQVIKVLTDISGQVAVKTAARKSIAGFKIREGMNIGAMVTLRGKKMYEFLYKLINLGLPKVRDFQGTPVKLDGRGNYNLGIKEWNIFPEAESTGVAEKSYGLNITFHTTALNDVHGFELLKTFGMPFRKGK; this is translated from the coding sequence ATGAACAAGACTGATAAAGCGCGTATGGCAAAGCCTTATCTAGAAAATTTGTATACATCAAAGTTTAAGCCAGCTTTGAAAGAACATCTTAAGCTTTCAAATATCATGGAAGTACCTAAGCTTTCTAAGATTGTCTTAAATGTTGGCGTTAAAGAGGCTGTTGCTGACAGTAAAGCTCTTGCTCAAGTGATTAAAGTTTTAACTGATATCTCGGGTCAGGTGGCTGTTAAGACGGCAGCGCGTAAATCTATAGCTGGTTTTAAAATCCGCGAAGGGATGAACATAGGCGCTATGGTTACATTGCGTGGTAAAAAAATGTATGAATTTTTGTATAAGCTCATTAATTTAGGGCTTCCTAAGGTTCGTGATTTCCAAGGCACTCCTGTAAAATTAGATGGTCGAGGAAATTATAATCTTGGTATTAAAGAATGGAATATTTTTCCAGAAGCAGAATCTACGGGTGTTGCTGAAAAATCATATGGTTTAAATATTACGTTTCATACTACTGCGCTTAATGATGTACATGGATTTGAATTATTAAAAACCTTTGGAATGCCATTCCGTAAGGGTAAATGA